In a genomic window of Penaeus monodon isolate SGIC_2016 chromosome 27, NSTDA_Pmon_1, whole genome shotgun sequence:
- the LOC119590339 gene encoding uncharacterized protein LOC119590339 produces the protein MENRIDTHLDPKVMWPTVGCLXXXXXXXXXXXXXXXSDRCCKKRGKKPADPDSDKQPALEMTSFSSPEDHVTMEGPPLPLCPPPGPFPPSYPPYPGGXXXXXXXXXXXXGYVPESPWLSGGAPQGTWSQPSLPSSTSRPRPSRQIPSSGMAFLSHKDYAEYVDRTSPQKEGGRRKNKDGPWDFVNPVFEEDFPDLDIIPSDDLVEDYMDKXXXXXXXXXXXXXXXXXXXXXXXXXXXXXXXXXXXXXXRRTRWVDFHEKRTRFGDEREDQRKKTAFRLREKDLSXXXXXXXXXXXVVMSLEEDDYEEDDFYGSRVAAWSPERRRGAESSSSGGSEAPDARPGWQRFQGRDRPNFGVRRQFPSGRAEARRAGP, from the exons aATCGACACGCACCTCGACCCGAAGGTCATGTGGCCTACCGTCGGCTGCCTCCNNNNNNNNNNNNNNNNNNNNNNNNNNNNNNNNNNNNNNNNNNGGAGCGACAGGTGCtgcaagaagagagggaagaag CCCGCGGACCCGGACTCCGACAAGCAGCCCGCGCTGGAGATGACGTCATTCTCTTCCCCGGAGGATCACGTGACCATGGAGGGGCCGCcgctccccctctgccccccgcccgggcccttccccccctcgtACCCGCCCTACCCCGGGGGACNNNNNNNNNNNNNNNNNNNNNNNNNNNNNNNNNNAG GCTACGTCCCCGAGAGCCCCTGGCTAAGCGGCGGCGCCCCTCAGGGAACGTGGTCCCAGCCCTCGCTGCCTTCCTCGACGTCGCGACCCCGCCCCTCGCGGCAGATCCCCTCCTCCGGCATGGCCTTCCTCAGCCACAAGGACTACGCGGAGTACGTGGACCGGACGTCGCCCCagaaggagggcgggaggaggaagaacaaggacGGCCCTTGGGACTTCGTGAACCCCGTTTTCGAGGAGGACTTCCCGGACCTCGACATCATCCCGAGCGACGACCTGGTGGAGGACTACATGGACAAAGANNNNNNNNNNNNNNNNNNNNNNNNNNNNNNNNNNNNNNNNNNNNNNNNNNNNNNNNNNNNNNNNNNNNNNNNNNNNNNNNNNNNNNNNNNNNNNNNNNNNNNNNNNNNNNCGCGCAGGACCCGCTGGGTGGACTTCCACGAGAAGAGGACGAGGTTCGGCGACGAGCGAGAGGACCAGCGGAAGAAAACGGCGTTCCGCCTCCGCGAGAAGGACCTGTCGCNNNNNNNNNNNNNNNNNNNNNNNNNNNNNNTCGTTGTCATGTCACTGGAGGAGGACGACTACGAGGAGGACGACTTCTACGGGTCGCGAGTGGCGGCCTGGTCACCCGAGAGGCGGAGGGGCGCCGAGAGCTCGAGCAGCGGCGGGAGCGAGGCGCCTGACGCGCGTCCCGGCTGGCAGCGGTTCCAGGGGCGCGACCGACCCAACTTCGGCGTGCGGAGGCAGTTCCCGAGCGGCAGGGCGGAGGCGAGGCGCGCCGGCCCGTGA